A genomic region of Actinomycetota bacterium contains the following coding sequences:
- a CDS encoding MFS transporter — protein MQASHPGGASPPSPLRNPDFRAVLSITFVVMLGFGIIAPVLPLYARSFDVSYAAVGLLISGFGLVRLLSQPPGGLLVDRWGERRVAVLGVLIVGVSSAAAGAAPNYPLLLLFRCAGGVGSAWFISSMYSYVLTLVDRSAAGRALSMYQASFTAGITMGPVAGGVIARIWGLRAPFFAYGIFCALSAIIAFRRMRRVDKRPAPEVSGGWLGSWRGLPTSRAYVLALAANLALWWTIFGSRITLMPLFSAERLGRSEAWIGAVITASAVASLLVLPHAGRVADRSRIGVLVAGMLSTAVLTAVLGFLDDVTMFVAAFTVLGALQSYARVPVVALVADVVDETNRGRAVALHQMAGDLGGIIGPVVAGVLASGAGFGAAFAVMAVPAALVALPAAWARVPRRRSAGTGLPLPEQP, from the coding sequence GTGCAGGCGTCGCACCCTGGGGGGGCATCCCCGCCGTCCCCGCTGCGCAACCCCGACTTCCGGGCCGTCCTGAGCATCACGTTCGTCGTGATGCTCGGGTTCGGGATCATCGCGCCCGTGCTGCCCCTGTACGCCCGGTCGTTCGACGTGTCGTACGCGGCCGTGGGGCTGCTGATATCCGGGTTCGGGCTCGTCCGACTGCTGTCGCAGCCCCCGGGGGGTCTGCTCGTCGACCGGTGGGGCGAGAGACGGGTGGCGGTGTTGGGGGTCCTGATCGTGGGGGTGTCCTCAGCCGCCGCGGGAGCCGCCCCGAACTACCCCCTCCTGCTGCTCTTCCGTTGCGCCGGCGGAGTGGGTTCCGCCTGGTTCATCTCCTCGATGTACTCGTACGTCCTCACGCTCGTTGACAGGTCGGCCGCGGGCCGGGCCCTCTCGATGTACCAGGCGTCCTTCACGGCCGGGATCACGATGGGTCCGGTCGCGGGCGGAGTGATCGCGCGGATCTGGGGCCTGCGCGCCCCGTTCTTTGCCTACGGGATCTTCTGTGCGCTGAGCGCGATCATCGCGTTCCGGCGCATGAGGCGCGTCGACAAGCGTCCGGCACCCGAGGTGTCCGGCGGGTGGCTCGGCTCATGGCGCGGCTTGCCCACCTCACGCGCCTACGTCCTGGCTCTGGCGGCGAACCTGGCCCTGTGGTGGACGATCTTCGGGAGCCGCATCACGCTCATGCCTCTCTTCTCGGCCGAGCGGCTCGGCCGCTCGGAGGCGTGGATCGGGGCCGTGATCACCGCCTCCGCGGTCGCCTCCCTCCTCGTGCTCCCCCACGCGGGCCGGGTGGCCGATCGGAGCAGGATCGGGGTCCTGGTGGCGGGGATGCTGTCGACCGCGGTCCTCACGGCGGTTCTCGGCTTCCTCGACGACGTCACGATGTTCGTCGCAGCGTTCACCGTGCTGGGCGCGCTCCAGAGCTATGCGCGGGTCCCGGTGGTGGCGCTCGTGGCCGACGTGGTGGACGAGACGAACCGCGGCCGGGCGGTGGCGCTGCACCAGATGGCGGGCGACCTCGGCGGCATCATCGGACCGGTGGTCGCGGGGGTGCTTGCATCAGGAGCCGGTTTCGGGGCCGCCTTCGCCGTCATGGCCGTGCCCGCCGCGCTCGTCGCGCTCCCGGCCGCCTGGGCGCGGGTGCCGCGGCGCCGATCCGCGGGCACCGGTCTGCCGCTCCCGGAGCAGCCCTAG
- a CDS encoding DUF2277 domain-containing protein, translating to MCRSIKTLRSDTPATPDEIEAAALQYVRKVSGFRTPSRANEDAFNRSVREIADVTARLLGSLRVGARAR from the coding sequence ATGTGCAGGAGCATCAAGACCCTCCGCAGCGATACGCCCGCAACCCCCGACGAGATCGAAGCCGCCGCGCTCCAGTACGTCCGGAAGGTGAGCGGCTTCCGCACACCCTCGAGGGCGAACGAGGATGCCTTCAACCGGTCCGTCCGTGAGATCGCAGACGTGACGGCGCGCCTCCTGGGCTCCCTGCGGGTCGGCGCGCGCGCCCGCTGA